In Methylobacterium aquaticum, the following are encoded in one genomic region:
- a CDS encoding NAD-dependent epimerase/dehydratase family protein → MRSHRVLVTGAAGFVGRYAMAALRSKLCGDSALLGIGRTANPSHAEADFQVIDLSDKSALRKCIADFAPTHILHLAAQASVKQGGYAVAETWQANVGGLLNLAQAAMSEARGRHLYLSAQAKYTAVHSCQVNLSTRRLRRIR, encoded by the coding sequence ATGCGCTCCCATCGCGTACTCGTCACCGGAGCCGCCGGCTTTGTCGGGCGTTACGCGATGGCGGCGCTTCGATCAAAGTTGTGCGGGGACAGTGCCCTTCTAGGAATAGGACGGACTGCCAATCCGTCCCACGCCGAAGCCGATTTTCAGGTTATCGACTTATCTGACAAGTCGGCTTTGCGCAAATGCATTGCAGATTTTGCGCCGACTCACATTCTGCATCTGGCAGCTCAAGCTTCGGTGAAGCAGGGCGGATACGCTGTCGCAGAGACGTGGCAGGCCAATGTCGGCGGTCTTTTGAATCTCGCTCAAGCTGCGATGTCGGAGGCGCGGGGGCGGCATTTATATTTGTCAGCTCAAGCGAAATATACGGCCGTGCATTCCTGTCAGGTCAACCTCTCGACGAGACGGCTTCGCCGGATCCGGTAA
- the gmd gene encoding GDP-mannose 4,6-dehydratase — protein MNGKRALITGVTGQDGAYLAQLLLQKGYTVAGIVRRSSHAGVFDHRLKWLGIERDVELIDGNLIDLSSLIRIIQATKPDEIYNLAAQSFVTSSWQQPLLTGQVTGIGAANLLEAARSLVPQARYYQASTSEMFGLIQEQMQSESTPFYPRSPYGVAKLYAHWMTINYRESFGLHTSNGILFNHESPLRGVEFVTRKVTDSVARIKLGLAKELRLGNVDAKRDWGHAKDYVRAMWLMLQQETPDDYVIATGRTTTVRDMCEIAFRHVGLNTEDYLVIDPNLFRPAEVEVLLGNPAKAKAKLGWEAEIGLEAMIQEMVEADLARLKSKG, from the coding sequence GTGAACGGCAAGCGTGCACTTATTACAGGCGTAACGGGGCAGGATGGCGCGTATCTCGCCCAGCTTCTGCTGCAGAAGGGATACACGGTTGCAGGCATCGTGCGTCGCTCCAGCCATGCTGGTGTCTTTGATCACCGCCTGAAATGGCTCGGTATCGAGCGCGACGTCGAGCTGATCGATGGCAACCTGATCGATCTCTCGAGCCTCATTCGAATCATACAGGCCACCAAGCCTGATGAGATCTATAATCTCGCTGCTCAGTCTTTCGTTACCTCGTCGTGGCAGCAGCCGCTGCTGACAGGACAAGTCACAGGTATCGGCGCGGCAAACCTGCTTGAAGCAGCGCGCAGCCTGGTACCGCAAGCACGTTACTATCAGGCTTCAACATCAGAGATGTTCGGCCTGATTCAGGAGCAGATGCAGAGCGAGTCGACCCCCTTCTATCCGCGCTCTCCTTACGGCGTAGCTAAGCTCTACGCCCACTGGATGACGATCAACTATCGCGAGAGCTTTGGGCTGCACACCTCCAACGGCATCTTGTTCAATCACGAGAGCCCACTGCGTGGTGTGGAGTTCGTCACGCGCAAGGTGACCGATAGTGTAGCGCGGATCAAGCTCGGGCTGGCCAAGGAGCTGCGCCTTGGTAACGTCGATGCCAAGCGCGATTGGGGTCATGCCAAGGACTACGTCCGGGCAATGTGGCTGATGCTGCAGCAGGAGACGCCGGACGACTACGTGATTGCCACGGGGCGGACCACCACCGTGCGGGATATGTGCGAGATTGCATTCCGCCACGTCGGTCTCAATACAGAAGATTATCTCGTCATTGATCCCAACTTGTTCCGCCCCGCGGAAGTAGAAGTGCTGCTGGGCAATCCCGCGAAGGCGAAAGCCAAGCTCGGCTGGGAAGCTGAGATCGGGCTGGAGGCAATGATTCAAGAGATGGTCGAAGCGGACCTCGCGAGACTGAAGTCGAAAGGCTAA
- the fcl gene encoding GDP-L-fucose synthase has product MSNFIVSGKKVWITGHRGMVGSALVRRFQQENCTILTASRDELDLRNPITVRQWLKDHKPDAVIIAAAKVGGILANDSYPADFIHDNIAISSSIINGSFHEGVNKLMFLGSSCIYPKFAAQPITESALLTGPLEPTNEWYALAKIAGIKMCQAYRKQHGVDYISAMPTNLYGPGDNYNLHTSHVIPALIRKFHEAKTQSMNEVVVWGSGKPLREFMHVDDLADALFYLMANYSEYEHINVGSGQEISIYDLAVLISDIVGFKGKLTFDQSKPDGTPRKLMDSSRLSDLGWEGKIKIQDGIKNAYEDFVLNH; this is encoded by the coding sequence ATGTCGAATTTCATCGTTTCAGGAAAGAAAGTTTGGATAACCGGCCATAGAGGTATGGTCGGATCAGCTTTGGTGCGCAGATTTCAGCAAGAAAATTGTACAATTCTGACTGCTTCCCGCGACGAACTCGATCTTAGAAACCCTATTACTGTTCGCCAATGGCTTAAAGATCATAAGCCTGATGCGGTAATCATTGCCGCTGCAAAAGTAGGAGGAATTCTCGCAAACGACAGCTATCCGGCAGATTTCATACATGACAATATTGCTATTTCCAGCAGCATAATAAATGGAAGTTTTCATGAGGGCGTAAATAAACTCATGTTTCTTGGTTCATCTTGTATATATCCGAAGTTCGCAGCACAGCCGATAACTGAGTCCGCCTTGCTTACAGGTCCTTTGGAGCCAACAAATGAATGGTATGCCCTTGCTAAAATTGCCGGCATTAAAATGTGCCAAGCCTATCGTAAACAGCATGGCGTAGATTACATCTCAGCAATGCCTACAAATTTGTATGGCCCGGGAGATAATTATAATCTTCACACAAGTCATGTCATACCGGCATTGATACGAAAATTCCATGAAGCAAAAACTCAATCTATGAATGAAGTGGTCGTATGGGGGTCTGGAAAGCCTCTCAGAGAATTTATGCATGTTGACGATTTGGCAGATGCACTTTTTTATCTTATGGCTAATTACTCAGAATATGAACATATTAATGTCGGTTCGGGGCAAGAAATCAGTATTTATGATTTGGCCGTTCTCATATCTGATATTGTCGGATTTAAAGGAAAACTGACGTTCGACCAAAGCAAGCCCGACGGAACTCCGAGAAAGCTTATGGACTCAAGCCGGCTTAGTGATTTAGGTTGGGAGGGCAAAATAAAGATTCAGGACGGCATTAAAAATGCGTATGAAGATTTCGTTCTAAATCATTAA
- a CDS encoding ABC transporter ATP-binding protein yields the protein MLEVRGLSTAYQGLLAIQGVSIEVETGEIVVVAGANGAGKSTLLKSIAGMERPKSGEVVFDGARIDGLPGHAITAKGIAYVPENKRLFPRLSVADNLRLGSYLHRKEADREAPLERVFSLFPRLKERLPQRAGTLSGGEQQMLAIGRALMTRPRLLMLDEPSQGIMPKLVDEIFSAIEAIRASGTTILLVEQRLAESLGIADRAYVLQTGRLMLSGPAATLRDDPEVRRVYLGI from the coding sequence CTGCTTGAGGTCCGCGGGCTCTCCACCGCCTATCAGGGCCTGTTGGCCATCCAGGGCGTCTCGATCGAGGTCGAGACCGGCGAGATCGTCGTCGTGGCGGGCGCCAACGGCGCCGGCAAGTCGACCTTGCTCAAATCCATCGCCGGGATGGAGCGGCCGAAATCCGGCGAGGTGGTGTTCGACGGCGCCCGCATCGACGGGCTGCCGGGCCACGCCATCACGGCGAAGGGCATCGCCTACGTGCCGGAGAACAAGCGGCTGTTCCCGCGCCTCTCCGTCGCCGACAACCTGCGGCTCGGCAGCTATCTCCACCGCAAGGAAGCCGACCGCGAGGCGCCGCTGGAGCGCGTCTTCTCGCTGTTCCCCCGCCTGAAGGAGCGCCTGCCGCAGCGCGCCGGCACCCTCTCGGGCGGCGAGCAGCAGATGCTCGCCATCGGCCGCGCCCTGATGACCCGGCCGCGCCTCCTGATGCTCGACGAGCCCTCGCAGGGCATCATGCCCAAGCTCGTCGACGAGATCTTCTCCGCCATCGAGGCGATCCGCGCCTCGGGCACCACAATCCTCCTGGTCGAGCAGCGCCTGGCCGAGTCGCTGGGCATCGCCGACCGGGCCTACGTGCTCCAGACCGGGCGGCTGATGCTCTCGGGCCCGGCGGCGACGCTGCGGGACGATCCGGAGGTGAGGCGGGTTTATCTGGGGATTTGA